From Flavipsychrobacter sp., a single genomic window includes:
- a CDS encoding SDR family oxidoreductase — translation MKKVALITGANKGIGLETARQLGKKDMVVLIGARSLDKANKAVEELANENIEAKAVQLDVTKNEDIQNVAKTIEQEYGHLDVLVNNAGIIQGESFYGDSTQEVAVADLQDTFNTNLFGVVNTTQQLLPLIKKSEAGRIVNLSSILGSLTMHGDEKSPIYGSKPFAYNASKAALNQFTVHLAASLKDTNIKVNSAHPGWVKTDMGGEQAPMDITMGAKTSVALATLPDDGPTGKYMHLGEELPW, via the coding sequence ATGAAAAAAGTAGCATTAATAACAGGTGCCAATAAAGGCATAGGACTCGAAACTGCAAGACAATTAGGTAAGAAAGATATGGTTGTTTTGATAGGGGCAAGAAGTTTAGATAAAGCCAATAAGGCTGTAGAAGAGCTAGCTAACGAAAATATAGAAGCAAAGGCAGTACAGCTTGATGTGACCAAAAATGAAGACATACAAAATGTTGCCAAAACTATTGAACAAGAGTATGGTCATTTAGATGTGTTGGTGAACAATGCTGGTATTATACAAGGAGAAAGCTTTTATGGAGACTCTACACAGGAAGTAGCTGTAGCTGATCTACAAGATACTTTCAATACTAACCTGTTTGGCGTAGTGAATACAACACAGCAGTTGCTACCACTAATTAAGAAGAGTGAGGCTGGTAGAATAGTTAACCTGTCGTCTATATTAGGTTCGTTAACGATGCATGGAGATGAGAAGTCTCCAATATATGGTTCTAAGCCATTTGCTTACAATGCGTCGAAGGCTGCATTGAATCAATTTACAGTACACTTGGCAGCATCACTTAAAGACACAAACATAAAAGTGAACAGTGCGCATCCTGGATGGGTGAAGACTGATATGGGAGGTGAGCAAGCGCCAATGGATATAACAATGGGGGCTAAGACTTCGGTAGCGTTAGCAACATTGCCAGATGATGGGCCAACAGGAAAGTACATGCATCTTGGTGAAGAGCTACCGTGGTAG
- a CDS encoding DEAD/DEAH box helicase, with translation MATFSDFPLREELVSAVTEMGFETPTPIQEKVIPHLTSQPSDIIGLAQTGTGKTAAFGLPLLHHTDPAQQHVQALVLSPTRELCMQIQEEFIKYSSHMRGLRTVAVYGGVPISGQIRDVKRGPQVIVATPGRLIDLIERKVLHLEQVKYMVLDEADEMLNMGFREDIEFILQNTTEREHTWLFSATMSNDVRRIAKRFMRDPQEFAVAKENTTNENIDHQYYVTQHHNRFNTLQRLLDFTPGIYGVIFTRTKQDAHDVSERLMRMGYHVSALHGDMDQKMRSKVMERFKNRTLQAIVATDVAARGIDVSDITHVINYELPDDPEVYTHRSGRTARAGKSGICMSITSPKEISRIRQIERMIKTKFNKSDIPDGAEVVRKRLFYCLEQIEAAEPKDDFASIYQSSIHERFEDMDKDELIRRLLWMQLKETIDAYHNAQDLNASAGKERSGGRERGDSVRLFMNMGEKDGIKSPQDLLQFVTEASDVESNIIQRITIRELSSFFNVPSDAADFIMAALSQKKHKGRKVRIEEAEQRDRDRFRGGKGAEGGGKSKSGGRTRSFGNRDGGRKYAQSSDNKRDSGRQRTRKRTNR, from the coding sequence ATGGCAACATTTTCAGACTTCCCACTTAGGGAAGAATTAGTTAGTGCCGTAACGGAAATGGGTTTTGAGACCCCGACGCCTATTCAAGAAAAGGTAATACCACATCTCACCTCACAACCTTCAGACATTATTGGCCTGGCACAGACAGGCACCGGCAAAACTGCCGCTTTTGGTCTTCCGCTATTGCACCACACCGATCCTGCACAGCAACATGTGCAAGCCCTGGTTTTAAGTCCTACACGTGAATTGTGTATGCAGATCCAGGAAGAGTTTATAAAGTATAGCAGTCATATGCGCGGTCTTCGTACCGTAGCTGTATATGGTGGCGTGCCTATAAGTGGGCAAATACGTGATGTAAAAAGAGGACCTCAAGTAATTGTGGCTACTCCGGGACGTCTTATAGACTTAATAGAACGTAAAGTGCTACATCTTGAGCAAGTAAAGTACATGGTACTGGACGAAGCCGATGAGATGTTGAACATGGGCTTTAGAGAGGATATTGAGTTTATTCTACAGAACACTACAGAGCGCGAACATACTTGGCTATTTTCTGCAACTATGTCTAACGATGTAAGACGCATTGCAAAGCGTTTTATGAGAGACCCTCAAGAGTTTGCAGTAGCTAAAGAGAATACTACTAACGAGAATATTGACCATCAATATTATGTTACACAGCATCATAACCGTTTCAACACACTACAAAGACTACTAGACTTTACCCCCGGTATCTATGGTGTAATATTTACACGTACCAAGCAAGATGCACATGATGTATCTGAACGATTGATGCGTATGGGCTACCATGTAAGTGCATTGCATGGAGATATGGACCAAAAAATGCGTAGCAAAGTAATGGAGCGTTTTAAAAACAGAACATTACAAGCTATTGTAGCAACGGATGTAGCAGCACGCGGTATTGACGTTAGTGACATTACACACGTCATCAACTACGAGCTACCAGACGATCCTGAAGTATATACTCACCGTAGTGGACGTACAGCACGTGCCGGCAAGTCTGGTATTTGTATGTCTATTACTTCTCCGAAAGAAATTTCGAGAATTCGCCAAATAGAGCGAATGATCAAAACGAAATTCAACAAGAGTGATATACCTGACGGTGCAGAAGTTGTTCGTAAAAGATTATTCTACTGTTTAGAGCAAATAGAAGCTGCTGAACCAAAAGATGATTTTGCTTCTATCTACCAATCTTCAATACACGAGCGTTTTGAGGATATGGATAAAGACGAGTTGATTCGTCGTCTATTATGGATGCAATTGAAAGAAACAATTGATGCATACCATAACGCCCAAGACCTGAATGCTAGTGCTGGAAAAGAAAGAAGTGGAGGTAGAGAACGTGGAGATAGCGTACGTCTCTTCATGAACATGGGTGAGAAAGACGGTATTAAAAGCCCTCAAGACCTGCTACAGTTTGTAACAGAGGCTAGCGATGTTGAGTCTAATATCATTCAAAGGATAACAATTAGAGAACTAAGCAGTTTCTTCAATGTGCCTTCTGATGCAGCAGACTTTATCATGGCCGCACTAAGCCAAAAGAAGCATAAAGGACGCAAAGTAAGGATAGAAGAGGCCGAACAGCGTGACAGAGACCGTTTCCGTGGAGGAAAAGGAGCAGAAGGTGGTGGCAAATCTAAAAGTGGTGGCAGAACAAGAAGCTTTGGCAACAGAGATGGTGGTAGAAAATATGCACAATCATCTGATAATAAGAGAGATAGCGGTCGCCAAAGAACCAGAAAGCGTACTAACAGATAA
- a CDS encoding septal ring lytic transglycosylase RlpA family protein, producing MRIAVLILLVCSSILASAQSRTDAAGRVISDDPIAKGIASYYHDKFVGRQTSTGEIFDNNKYTAASNTLSLNTYVKVTNLKNGEYIYVRINDRMHKDNKRLIDMASVCAKELGYHYDGLAKVKVEVVSKKEGQEGILAQRASRKQHQQPEDNNL from the coding sequence ATGAGGATAGCAGTATTAATTTTATTGGTTTGTAGTTCTATATTGGCATCTGCCCAATCTAGAACGGACGCAGCTGGTAGGGTTATTTCTGATGACCCAATAGCAAAAGGCATAGCTAGTTATTATCACGATAAGTTTGTTGGAAGACAGACCTCTACAGGAGAGATCTTTGATAATAATAAATATACCGCTGCTAGTAACACACTTTCTTTAAACACCTATGTTAAGGTGACCAACCTTAAAAATGGTGAGTACATCTATGTACGTATCAATGACAGAATGCATAAAGACAACAAACGCCTTATAGACATGGCTAGTGTTTGTGCGAAGGAGTTGGGCTATCACTACGATGGCTTAGCCAAGGTAAAAGTAGAGGTTGTATCTAAAAAAGAAGGTCAGGAAGGTATATTAGCACAAAGAGCTAGTAGAAAGCAACACCAGCAGCCTGAAGACAATAACTTGTAA
- a CDS encoding SET domain-containing protein-lysine N-methyltransferase: MYLLNIMMHPAIYVGKTVAKGNGMFTLKALAENTIIEESPVIVMSAEEKLLLDKTLLHDYIFEWEPNGQQLCCMAQGYISVYNHSKTANCEYFMDYDNETMMIKTIRAVAANEELLVNYNGDWDNKDDVWFTLDDE; the protein is encoded by the coding sequence ATGTATCTTCTCAACATCATGATGCACCCCGCTATATATGTAGGAAAAACAGTAGCCAAAGGAAATGGCATGTTTACACTAAAAGCCTTAGCAGAAAATACTATTATAGAAGAATCTCCTGTGATTGTAATGTCTGCTGAAGAAAAACTATTATTAGACAAAACACTACTACACGACTATATTTTTGAATGGGAGCCTAACGGGCAACAACTATGTTGCATGGCGCAAGGTTACATCTCAGTCTACAACCATTCTAAAACAGCCAACTGTGAATACTTCATGGACTACGATAATGAAACCATGATGATAAAAACAATAAGGGCCGTAGCTGCTAATGAAGAACTATTGGTTAACTATAATGGCGATTGGGACAACAAAGACGATGTATGGTTTACACTAGATGATGAATAA
- a CDS encoding 4a-hydroxytetrahydrobiopterin dehydratase, with protein MSWKEENDTLNRTFTFKDFSEAFAFMTRVAILAEKHDHHPNWSNVWNTVEISLTTHDAGNVVTEKDRALAKDIDQLL; from the coding sequence ATGAGCTGGAAAGAAGAAAATGACACATTAAACAGAACATTTACCTTCAAAGATTTTTCTGAAGCATTTGCCTTTATGACACGTGTTGCTATACTTGCTGAAAAGCACGATCACCACCCTAACTGGAGTAATGTTTGGAATACTGTTGAGATATCCCTGACAACACATGATGCAGGCAATGTCGTTACAGAAAAAGACAGAGCTTTAGCAAAAGACATTGACCAGTTACTATAA